The Sulfitobacter sp. S223 genome has a window encoding:
- a CDS encoding carbohydrate ABC transporter permease, whose translation MSNRSIPRLLQTPAVVLLLIWMLIPLGMTLYFSFIRYVLNNLRRPEWTSPSISNWRGFGNYEFVLNSKDFLLAIQNSLFIVCSILFLTVALGILIAVLINKAFPGQGIVRVLLISPFFVMPAVNAVLWINMILDPVLGLQGLAVGGINDLIASLQDAPLVGWFFSLWPQLEPISFRATQTSAIAVIIMVTWQWTPFAVLIFMTSLQSEDQQQKEAAILDGAGTWSQFRFLTLPHLGRPIAIVVMIQAIFHLSLYAEIEIVSRGNGNKNLPYLIGEFANNNIGAASATGIFAVILANIVAIFLLRMIGKTLME comes from the coding sequence ATGTCAAACCGATCTATACCGCGCTTGTTGCAGACGCCCGCCGTCGTACTCTTGTTGATCTGGATGCTGATCCCGCTGGGTATGACGCTTTATTTTTCTTTCATCCGCTATGTGCTGAACAACCTGCGCCGCCCCGAATGGACCAGTCCTTCGATCAGCAACTGGCGCGGTTTCGGTAACTATGAATTCGTTCTCAATTCCAAAGACTTTTTACTGGCGATCCAGAACAGCCTCTTCATCGTCTGCTCAATCCTGTTCCTGACCGTAGCCCTTGGCATTCTGATCGCGGTGCTGATCAACAAAGCCTTCCCTGGACAGGGTATCGTGCGCGTGCTGTTGATTTCGCCGTTCTTTGTAATGCCTGCGGTGAACGCGGTGCTGTGGATCAACATGATCCTTGATCCGGTTCTGGGCCTGCAGGGGCTGGCCGTGGGCGGCATCAACGATCTGATCGCCTCCTTGCAGGATGCGCCATTGGTGGGCTGGTTTTTCTCTCTCTGGCCGCAGCTTGAGCCGATTTCATTCCGTGCCACGCAGACCTCGGCCATTGCGGTGATCATCATGGTCACATGGCAGTGGACGCCCTTTGCCGTGCTGATTTTCATGACCTCACTGCAATCCGAAGACCAGCAACAGAAAGAAGCCGCCATTCTCGACGGTGCCGGCACGTGGTCGCAGTTCCGCTTCCTGACCTTGCCGCACCTTGGCCGTCCAATTGCGATTGTGGTCATGATCCAGGCGATCTTTCACCTGTCGCTATATGCCGAGATCGAGATCGTGAGCCGTGGCAACGGCAACAAGAACCTGCCCTATCTTATCGGCGAGTTCGCCAACAACAACATCGGTGCGGCCAGTGCGACCGGTATCTTTGCCGTCATCCTTGCCAATATCGTCGCCATCTTCTTGCTGCGCATGATCGGCAAGACGTTGATGGAATAG
- a CDS encoding ANTAR domain-containing response regulator: MRKDLRILVVEADAAKAKNIIDALLEAGWTDLHAISQVSGLEQSIEEHAPDIVLIDMANPDRDTLEHIGAVSNTKSRAVAMFVDQTDPHLTQAALAAGVSAYVVDGLQMNRIKSVIETAIARFQMMRQMRSELDAAKQALEDRKTIDRAKGILMRRRGLSEDEAYKLLRKAAMDQGRKVIDVAQALVTASDLLG, from the coding sequence GTGAGAAAAGATCTTCGTATCCTTGTCGTTGAAGCTGATGCAGCCAAAGCGAAAAACATAATCGACGCGCTGCTTGAGGCAGGGTGGACCGATCTGCACGCGATCTCTCAGGTTTCGGGTCTGGAGCAATCCATAGAAGAGCATGCGCCGGATATTGTGCTCATCGACATGGCCAACCCCGACCGTGATACGCTTGAACATATTGGTGCTGTCTCGAACACCAAATCCCGCGCTGTTGCGATGTTCGTGGACCAGACCGATCCCCATCTGACCCAAGCGGCCCTTGCCGCGGGTGTCAGCGCCTATGTCGTCGACGGTTTGCAGATGAACCGCATCAAATCGGTGATCGAAACGGCAATCGCGCGGTTCCAGATGATGCGGCAAATGCGGTCAGAGCTGGATGCCGCTAAACAGGCGCTGGAGGACCGTAAAACCATCGACCGCGCCAAGGGCATTCTGATGCGCCGTCGCGGTCTTTCCGAGGATGAAGCCTATAAGCTTTTGCGAAAAGCGGCCATGGATCAGGGTCGCAAGGTGATCGACGTGGCGCAAGCACTTGTCACGGCCTCGGACTTGCTCGGATGA
- a CDS encoding LacI family DNA-binding transcriptional regulator, whose amino-acid sequence MSDQKIKNMEDFASVSGVSRPTISKYFNDPASVRRSIREKIDAALQEYDYRPNIYAVNQNRRQTKNIGLVVPNLTDPFFAGIARTIEGLIVKAGYNPLLLSSHGGPEQEIANLESLRAIKPAAVLLAPLGRASRLEQVEEFAHGVPTVLFDANLEGIGKAFFGSDNAQSVDLIVDYLCRSGEPPAFFEMKTPVNPNAYKRRKAYIAAMTRLGHAPHLVQVGGEGWNFEEIGFVEGGRLLDRKELKTNTVLCSNDRLAIGFLSAAFERGVKVGLLPDAELRIAGHDDHPFSRFTCPSLTTVSQNYDAIAERSVETVLSLIDSEDRIDQREETLFEGRLVMRNSA is encoded by the coding sequence ATGAGTGACCAGAAGATCAAAAACATGGAAGACTTCGCATCGGTCAGTGGGGTCTCGCGCCCGACGATCTCGAAGTACTTTAATGACCCCGCCAGTGTGCGCCGCTCAATCCGTGAAAAGATCGATGCCGCGCTGCAAGAGTATGACTATCGTCCGAATATCTACGCGGTGAACCAGAACAGGCGCCAGACCAAGAACATCGGTCTGGTCGTGCCCAATCTGACGGACCCGTTCTTTGCGGGCATCGCGCGGACCATCGAAGGTCTGATTGTAAAGGCGGGTTATAATCCGCTGTTGCTCAGCTCGCATGGCGGACCAGAACAGGAGATTGCCAACCTTGAGAGTTTGCGCGCGATCAAACCTGCGGCTGTGCTGCTTGCACCGTTAGGGCGAGCGTCGCGGCTTGAGCAAGTCGAAGAATTTGCCCATGGCGTGCCTACAGTGCTGTTTGACGCCAACCTAGAAGGCATCGGCAAGGCGTTTTTCGGCTCTGATAATGCACAAAGCGTCGATCTGATTGTGGACTATCTGTGCCGCTCCGGCGAGCCGCCCGCTTTTTTTGAGATGAAAACGCCGGTTAACCCCAACGCATACAAGCGCCGCAAGGCCTACATTGCCGCAATGACCCGGTTGGGGCACGCGCCGCACCTCGTACAGGTCGGCGGCGAGGGTTGGAATTTCGAAGAGATCGGTTTCGTCGAGGGCGGGCGTCTGTTGGACAGAAAGGAGCTGAAGACAAACACCGTGCTGTGCTCAAACGACCGGCTTGCCATTGGATTTCTGTCCGCCGCGTTTGAGAGGGGAGTGAAGGTAGGGCTGCTGCCGGATGCGGAACTTCGGATCGCTGGGCACGATGACCATCCGTTCTCGCGTTTTACCTGTCCCAGTCTGACCACGGTTTCGCAGAACTACGATGCGATTGCCGAACGAAGTGTAGAGACGGTTTTGTCTTTGATCGATTCTGAAGATCGCATCGACCAACGCGAAGAGACCCTATTTGAAGGCCGACTGGTGATGCGGAACTCTGCTTAA
- a CDS encoding carbohydrate ABC transporter permease — protein MAIVAQQTRFSRYGRPTLAWLVALLFFFPIFWMVLTSFKTDADAVKPEFLFFFTPTLENYTNMTANYDYWRFATNSVITSVFATLFALVVGIPAAYAMAFNPGRATKDVLMWMLSTKMLPAAGVLYPMTFLTKSAGLFDTHFLVILVLALINLPIVIWMLFTYFKEIPKEIIEAGQMDGVSTWGEVREILIPLAWGGIASTALLCFIFCWNEAYWTVRLTTTEAATLSKLIEGNRAPEGLFFGRLSAVSAAAVGPIVVLGWFCQKQLVQGLTFGAVK, from the coding sequence ATGGCTATTGTTGCCCAACAGACCCGTTTCAGCCGATATGGCCGCCCGACACTGGCGTGGCTTGTGGCGCTGCTGTTTTTCTTTCCGATCTTCTGGATGGTGCTGACATCGTTCAAGACCGATGCAGATGCGGTAAAGCCCGAATTCCTGTTTTTCTTCACGCCCACGCTTGAGAATTACACCAACATGACCGCCAACTACGACTATTGGCGCTTTGCCACGAATTCGGTCATCACCTCGGTCTTTGCGACGTTGTTCGCGCTGGTGGTCGGCATTCCGGCGGCCTATGCGATGGCGTTCAATCCCGGCCGTGCCACCAAAGACGTGCTGATGTGGATGCTCTCCACCAAGATGCTGCCGGCGGCAGGGGTGCTCTATCCAATGACCTTCCTGACCAAGAGTGCAGGCCTGTTCGACACCCATTTTCTGGTAATCCTCGTGCTTGCGCTGATCAACCTGCCCATCGTGATCTGGATGTTGTTCACCTACTTCAAAGAGATCCCCAAAGAGATCATCGAAGCAGGCCAGATGGACGGGGTCAGCACATGGGGCGAAGTGCGCGAGATCCTCATCCCGCTTGCGTGGGGCGGCATCGCGTCGACAGCGCTATTGTGCTTCATCTTTTGCTGGAACGAGGCCTATTGGACTGTGCGTCTGACCACGACCGAAGCCGCTACGCTCTCCAAGCTGATTGAGGGCAACCGCGCGCCCGAGGGGCTGTTCTTTGGCCGCTTGTCCGCCGTATCTGCGGCAGCAGTGGGCCCCATCGTCGTGCTGGGATGGTTCTGCCAGAAACAACTGGTGCAGGGCCTGACCTTTGGCGCTGTGAAATAA
- a CDS encoding CmpA/NrtA family ABC transporter substrate-binding protein: protein MIAKLPIALAATSLLATAAYAEMLDLEKDELTFGFIKLTDMAPLAVAYENGYFEDEGLFVTLEAQANWKVLLDGVIDGQLDGAHMLAGQPLAATIGYGTKAHIITPFSMDLNGNAITVSNEIWEQMKPNVPLMDDGRPQHPISAEALAPVVEAYDEEGKPFNMGMVFPVSTHNYEIRYWLAAGGLKPGYYSPEDVTGTIGADVFLSVTPPPQMPATMEAGTIYGYAVGEPWNQQAVFKGIGVPVITDYDMWKNNPEKVFGITKEFADENPNTTIALTKALIRAAIWLDENDNANREEAVEMLSRSEYVGADAEVIANSMTGFFEFEKGDRRPAPDFNVFFRYNATYPFYSDAVWYLTQMRRWGQIAEPKSDEWFIETAKEVYRPDIYLKAARMLVDEDMANAADFPFDSDGFKAPTPAADIIDGIGYNGRTPNAYLESLPIGLKGEQMIVDNEIQG from the coding sequence ATGATTGCAAAACTCCCTATCGCCCTTGCCGCTACCAGCCTTCTGGCCACAGCGGCCTATGCTGAAATGCTTGATCTTGAGAAAGACGAGCTGACCTTTGGCTTTATCAAACTCACCGACATGGCCCCGCTGGCCGTGGCCTATGAGAATGGATATTTCGAGGACGAAGGTTTATTTGTGACCCTTGAGGCACAAGCCAACTGGAAAGTGCTGCTGGACGGTGTGATCGACGGACAGCTGGACGGCGCGCATATGCTGGCAGGGCAGCCGTTGGCCGCCACAATCGGCTATGGCACCAAGGCGCATATTATCACGCCTTTCTCGATGGATTTGAACGGCAACGCGATCACTGTGTCCAATGAGATATGGGAGCAGATGAAGCCCAATGTTCCGCTTATGGACGATGGCCGCCCCCAACACCCGATCAGCGCCGAGGCACTGGCCCCAGTGGTCGAAGCCTATGATGAAGAGGGTAAGCCGTTTAACATGGGCATGGTTTTCCCTGTATCCACGCACAACTATGAAATCCGCTATTGGCTGGCCGCTGGCGGTCTGAAGCCAGGGTACTATTCCCCTGAGGATGTAACAGGCACGATTGGCGCGGATGTTTTTCTGTCGGTGACACCTCCACCGCAGATGCCCGCCACAATGGAAGCCGGCACGATTTACGGCTACGCCGTGGGGGAGCCATGGAACCAGCAAGCGGTGTTCAAAGGCATCGGCGTACCGGTCATTACCGACTACGACATGTGGAAAAACAACCCCGAAAAGGTCTTTGGCATCACCAAGGAATTCGCGGATGAGAACCCCAACACGACAATCGCTCTGACCAAGGCGCTGATCCGTGCAGCGATCTGGCTGGACGAGAATGATAATGCCAACCGCGAGGAAGCGGTCGAAATGCTGTCGCGCTCGGAGTACGTCGGTGCGGATGCCGAGGTCATCGCCAATTCGATGACAGGTTTCTTTGAATTCGAGAAGGGCGACCGCCGCCCTGCCCCTGATTTCAACGTCTTCTTCCGCTATAACGCGACTTATCCATTCTATTCTGACGCCGTGTGGTACCTCACGCAGATGCGCCGCTGGGGCCAGATCGCAGAGCCGAAGTCTGACGAGTGGTTCATCGAGACAGCCAAGGAAGTCTACCGCCCCGACATCTATCTTAAAGCCGCCCGGATGCTGGTAGACGAAGATATGGCAAATGCGGCTGACTTCCCCTTTGACAGCGACGGGTTCAAAGCGCCGACGCCTGCGGCGGATATCATTGATGGCATCGGCTATAACGGGCGCACGCCCAACGCCTATCTTGAAAGCCTGCCCATCGGCCTGAAGGGCGAACAGATGATCGTCGACAACGAAATTCAGGGCTAA
- a CDS encoding ABC transporter permease — MTAIDPTQIQTAEREAKRARLFTRINKADSWFQVLGLAWLTPILKAAAGDNPRAQVGEIWRLLGVPLLAIAIFLLAWGILAPKVQTSLGAVPGPAQVWEQAKALNADAIREREKEAAFYERQDARNAKLVADGQEDRVRERAYTGRPTYYAQIWTSIKTVFFGFLIAAIIAIPLGIAAGLSKTANAALNPLIQIFKPVSPLAWLPIVTMIVSALYASNDGMFSKSFLISAITVTLCSLWPTLINTALGVASIDKDLLSVSRVLKMNTWTKITKLVLPSALPLIFTGLRLSLGVGWMVLIAAEMLAQNPGLGKFVWDEFQNGSSQSLAKIMVAVFTIGIIGFLLDRVMYALQSMFTFSANR, encoded by the coding sequence ATGACCGCCATTGATCCAACGCAGATCCAGACCGCCGAACGCGAGGCCAAGCGCGCCCGCCTGTTCACCCGCATCAACAAGGCCGACTCCTGGTTTCAGGTCTTGGGTCTTGCATGGCTCACCCCGATCCTGAAAGCCGCCGCTGGCGACAACCCGCGCGCGCAGGTGGGCGAAATCTGGCGTCTACTGGGCGTGCCGCTCTTGGCGATTGCGATTTTCTTGCTCGCATGGGGCATACTGGCACCGAAAGTGCAAACATCCCTTGGTGCTGTGCCCGGGCCTGCGCAAGTCTGGGAACAGGCAAAAGCCCTCAATGCCGATGCCATTCGGGAGCGAGAGAAAGAAGCCGCATTCTATGAGCGTCAAGATGCCCGCAACGCCAAGCTTGTCGCAGACGGCCAAGAGGATCGCGTGCGCGAGCGGGCCTATACAGGGCGCCCGACCTATTACGCGCAAATCTGGACCTCAATCAAAACCGTCTTCTTCGGGTTTCTGATTGCTGCCATCATCGCCATTCCGCTGGGCATCGCGGCGGGCCTGTCCAAGACGGCCAATGCAGCCCTGAACCCGCTGATCCAGATTTTCAAACCCGTCTCGCCGCTGGCGTGGCTGCCGATTGTGACCATGATCGTCTCGGCGCTTTATGCCAGTAATGACGGCATGTTTTCCAAGAGCTTTCTGATCTCGGCGATCACAGTGACTCTCTGCTCGCTCTGGCCCACGCTGATCAACACCGCATTGGGTGTGGCCAGCATCGACAAAGATCTGTTGAGCGTGTCCCGCGTCCTGAAGATGAACACATGGACCAAGATCACCAAGCTGGTGCTGCCCTCGGCGCTGCCGCTGATCTTCACCGGCCTGCGGCTGAGCCTTGGGGTCGGTTGGATGGTGCTGATCGCCGCCGAGATGCTGGCGCAGAACCCCGGTCTGGGAAAATTCGTCTGGGATGAGTTCCAGAACGGCTCATCCCAGTCCTTGGCCAAGATCATGGTGGCGGTGTTCACCATCGGGATCATCGGTTTCCTGTTGGACCGTGTGATGTACGCACTCCAGTCCATGTTTACCTTCTCGGCCAATCGGTAA
- a CDS encoding sugar ABC transporter substrate-binding protein translates to MSLKRALYTATALSVLTVGGAFAGGHAKELTIAIVNNGHMINMQKVAEAYTEETGVELNWVTLEESVLREQVTSDTATGGGQYDVINIGMQEAPIWGAAGWIEPLEFGAEYDADDILPAIRTGLSHEGTMYAAPFYGESSMVMYRKDLADAAGVTIADNDSWDNVKAAAAAMHDPDNGVYGACLRGKPGWGDNMAFVTTMVNSFGGAWFDADFKPTINSDEWKSAINFYVDLLGNYGPPGSEGNSFNEILALYNEGKCGMWIDATIAASFLEVDGVAYAQSPNAGNPVGANWLWAWAMAVPTGTENTEEAKAFIEWATSKEYVQAVGNHPDFGWGSVPTGQRASTYALPEFQAVADFAAAEMAAIESAAPEATDLKPYVGVQFAAIPEFPEVGSAVAQEIAAALSGAKTVDEALEASQSAAEAIMTEAGY, encoded by the coding sequence ATGTCTCTTAAGCGCGCGCTCTACACTGCGACAGCACTTTCAGTTCTTACGGTCGGCGGCGCATTTGCCGGCGGTCATGCGAAGGAACTCACAATTGCGATCGTCAACAACGGCCACATGATCAACATGCAAAAGGTGGCGGAGGCCTACACCGAAGAGACCGGGGTCGAGCTGAACTGGGTCACGCTGGAGGAAAGCGTTCTGCGCGAGCAGGTCACCTCCGATACGGCTACCGGTGGCGGCCAGTACGACGTCATCAACATCGGCATGCAAGAAGCGCCTATCTGGGGTGCTGCCGGCTGGATCGAGCCGCTGGAGTTTGGCGCGGAATATGACGCCGATGACATCCTGCCTGCTATCCGCACCGGCCTGTCCCATGAGGGCACAATGTATGCCGCGCCTTTCTACGGCGAAAGCTCCATGGTTATGTATCGCAAGGACCTGGCCGACGCAGCCGGCGTAACAATTGCTGACAACGACAGCTGGGACAACGTGAAGGCGGCTGCGGCTGCTATGCATGACCCAGACAACGGCGTTTACGGTGCATGTTTGCGCGGAAAGCCGGGTTGGGGCGACAACATGGCGTTCGTCACAACAATGGTGAACTCTTTCGGCGGCGCATGGTTTGATGCTGATTTCAAGCCGACAATCAACTCTGACGAATGGAAGTCGGCCATCAACTTCTACGTTGATCTGCTGGGCAACTACGGCCCTCCCGGATCCGAAGGTAACTCCTTCAACGAGATTCTCGCGCTTTATAACGAAGGCAAGTGCGGCATGTGGATCGACGCCACAATCGCCGCGTCTTTCCTTGAGGTGGACGGTGTGGCTTACGCACAATCGCCAAACGCGGGTAACCCTGTTGGTGCGAACTGGCTGTGGGCATGGGCAATGGCTGTGCCGACAGGTACCGAGAACACCGAAGAGGCCAAGGCCTTTATCGAGTGGGCTACTTCCAAAGAGTATGTGCAGGCCGTGGGTAACCACCCCGACTTTGGCTGGGGCTCTGTCCCGACAGGTCAGCGTGCGTCTACATATGCTCTGCCCGAGTTCCAGGCTGTTGCAGATTTTGCCGCCGCGGAAATGGCAGCAATCGAATCCGCAGCACCAGAAGCGACAGACCTGAAGCCATACGTAGGTGTTCAGTTCGCAGCAATTCCCGAGTTCCCCGAAGTGGGTTCGGCCGTTGCACAGGAAATCGCGGCTGCCCTGTCCGGTGCCAAGACGGTTGACGAAGCGCTTGAAGCGTCCCAGTCCGCTGCCGAAGCGATCATGACAGAGGCCGGCTACTAA
- a CDS encoding CmpA/NrtA family ABC transporter substrate-binding protein, translated as MTRTVLNCGYVPLVDSAPLIIAHELGFAAEEGLELNLMRQPSWSALRDMLGLGHLDAAQMLSPMPVAMTLGLGGLSAQIDTLMGLSANGTVFGVTTRLAQHLEQITFGDPHALLAGLEAWGPRPLRVGVPFPFSMHRLLLSYWTAAAPGLAVESVTVPPPRMAEAVAQGHVDAFWVGEPWGSDIVARGVGDIVMAGSHVWGFAPEKVLAARHDWTVDNPETTQKLMRAVYQASRWLDLEENKPLAVEMLGRSEHLNLSHEVIEPAVTGMLTPTAGAAPIRVEHFLMFHDHAASFPWRSQAAWIAKQLGADSDGTAAAMSCCRTDLYRKYLGPIGADLPGASEKVEGAMNEKTAVASSRGQMILAPDAFFDGRTFDFSSNAAE; from the coding sequence ATGACGCGTACTGTCCTAAACTGTGGCTATGTTCCTTTGGTTGACAGCGCTCCGCTGATCATCGCGCACGAGCTGGGTTTCGCCGCCGAAGAAGGTTTGGAGCTTAATCTTATGCGCCAGCCGTCGTGGTCCGCCTTGCGCGATATGTTGGGCCTTGGGCATCTGGACGCGGCGCAGATGCTGTCACCGATGCCGGTGGCGATGACGCTGGGACTGGGCGGACTTTCTGCGCAGATCGATACGCTTATGGGCCTGTCTGCAAATGGAACGGTATTTGGCGTCACTACACGGCTTGCGCAGCACCTTGAGCAGATTACCTTTGGCGACCCTCATGCGCTGCTGGCAGGCCTTGAGGCGTGGGGGCCAAGACCCTTGCGTGTCGGTGTCCCGTTTCCCTTCTCGATGCATCGCTTGTTGCTGTCCTATTGGACAGCGGCCGCTCCGGGCCTTGCGGTAGAGAGCGTGACCGTACCGCCCCCGCGCATGGCCGAAGCTGTAGCACAAGGGCACGTTGATGCCTTCTGGGTGGGTGAGCCTTGGGGCAGCGATATTGTGGCGCGCGGAGTGGGTGATATCGTCATGGCGGGATCTCACGTCTGGGGGTTTGCGCCCGAAAAAGTTCTGGCCGCGCGTCATGATTGGACAGTGGACAACCCCGAAACCACCCAAAAACTGATGCGCGCGGTCTATCAGGCGTCCCGCTGGCTTGATCTGGAAGAGAACAAACCGTTGGCCGTCGAAATGCTGGGCCGGAGCGAGCATCTGAACCTTTCGCATGAAGTCATCGAACCTGCGGTCACAGGCATGCTCACACCAACCGCTGGCGCTGCCCCCATACGGGTGGAGCATTTCTTGATGTTTCATGATCATGCAGCGTCGTTTCCGTGGCGCAGTCAGGCCGCGTGGATCGCCAAGCAGCTCGGCGCAGACTCTGACGGAACCGCCGCAGCCATGTCTTGTTGCCGGACTGATCTCTACCGCAAATACCTCGGCCCGATCGGCGCTGACCTGCCCGGCGCATCGGAAAAAGTCGAAGGCGCGATGAATGAAAAGACCGCTGTTGCCTCATCGCGGGGGCAGATGATTCTTGCGCCGGATGCTTTTTTTGACGGCAGGACGTTCGATTTCTCATCAAATGCGGCTGAATAA
- a CDS encoding ABC transporter ATP-binding protein, with protein MSILSIKNVNKGFGVGTERAEVLKGINLEVKEGEFLAILGFSGTGKSTLMNLIAGLEMPDSGTLTYRGAPITEPGPERGLIFQSYSLMPWLTVGGNVGLAVDAVFPKLSKAERETKINHYVSMVGLPHAIGRRPAELSGGMRQRVAVARALAMNPEMLLLDEPLSALDALTRANLADEILEIWESDKKTCILITNDVDEAILLADRIVPLNPDGTLADPIEVGIPRPRDRMAMNNDETFKALRASVTKYLMDVGIEAKVEESKTLPDVTPIHAVPKVVADAQKSPIEERYLTFSQLHKVYPTPKGPLTVVEDFDLKVNKGEFISLIGHSGCGKSTVLTMAAGLNPISKGAIKLDGWNVEGADPERAVVFQSPNLFPWLSAKENVAIGVDKVYPKASQAERQDVVEYYLERVGLADSMDKGAASLSNGMKQRVGIARAFALSPKLLLLDEPFGMLDSLTRWELQEVLMEVWSRTKVTAVCVTHDVDEAILLADRVVMMTNGPQATIGKITDVKLPRPRTRKALLEHPDYYAYRQEVLDFLEEYEHGNTSKSEKAGKPVPKKPIAAE; from the coding sequence ATGAGCATTCTGAGCATCAAAAACGTGAACAAGGGCTTTGGCGTAGGCACCGAGCGGGCCGAGGTTCTCAAAGGCATCAATCTTGAGGTGAAGGAAGGCGAATTCCTTGCCATCCTCGGCTTCTCCGGCACGGGTAAATCCACGCTGATGAACTTGATTGCAGGGCTTGAGATGCCCGACAGCGGAACGCTGACCTATCGCGGCGCGCCCATCACCGAACCGGGACCAGAGCGGGGGCTGATCTTCCAGTCCTATTCGCTCATGCCGTGGCTGACAGTGGGCGGCAATGTGGGACTGGCCGTGGATGCGGTTTTCCCCAAGCTCAGCAAGGCGGAGCGGGAGACGAAGATCAATCACTACGTCTCGATGGTGGGTCTGCCGCATGCAATCGGGCGACGTCCAGCGGAATTGTCGGGGGGCATGCGCCAACGGGTTGCTGTGGCGCGCGCACTGGCGATGAACCCCGAGATGCTGCTGCTGGACGAGCCGCTCTCGGCGCTGGATGCGTTGACACGGGCCAATCTGGCGGATGAAATTCTGGAGATTTGGGAGAGCGACAAAAAGACCTGCATCCTGATCACCAATGATGTGGATGAGGCGATCCTCCTTGCAGACCGTATTGTGCCGCTCAACCCTGATGGCACTTTGGCCGATCCGATTGAGGTAGGTATCCCCCGCCCCCGCGACCGGATGGCCATGAACAACGACGAGACGTTCAAGGCGCTGCGCGCAAGTGTGACCAAATATCTGATGGATGTGGGGATCGAGGCCAAGGTCGAAGAGAGCAAGACCTTGCCCGATGTCACGCCAATTCATGCGGTGCCAAAGGTTGTAGCAGACGCGCAGAAAAGCCCGATTGAGGAACGCTATCTGACGTTCTCGCAGTTGCACAAAGTCTACCCGACGCCCAAAGGGCCGCTGACAGTGGTTGAGGATTTTGACCTCAAGGTCAACAAGGGCGAGTTTATCTCGCTGATCGGGCATTCGGGCTGTGGCAAATCGACGGTGCTGACCATGGCGGCAGGCCTAAACCCGATCTCGAAGGGCGCGATCAAACTGGATGGATGGAACGTGGAGGGGGCGGACCCCGAGCGTGCCGTTGTCTTCCAGTCACCCAACCTGTTCCCGTGGCTGAGCGCCAAGGAGAATGTGGCGATCGGGGTGGATAAAGTTTACCCCAAAGCATCCCAAGCCGAGCGCCAGGATGTGGTGGAATACTACCTTGAGCGTGTCGGTCTGGCCGACAGTATGGACAAGGGGGCGGCGTCGCTTTCCAACGGGATGAAGCAGCGCGTTGGCATCGCACGGGCTTTTGCGCTGTCGCCTAAACTGCTCTTGCTGGACGAGCCATTTGGCATGCTCGACAGCCTGACGCGATGGGAACTGCAAGAAGTGCTGATGGAGGTCTGGTCGCGCACCAAGGTGACGGCCGTTTGTGTAACCCATGACGTTGATGAGGCGATCCTTTTGGCCGACCGCGTTGTGATGATGACCAACGGCCCACAGGCCACAATTGGCAAGATCACGGATGTGAAGCTGCCCCGTCCACGCACCCGCAAGGCGCTGCTGGAGCATCCCGATTACTATGCTTACCGGCAGGAGGTTCTTGATTTCCTTGAGGAATACGAACACGGCAACACGTCGAAATCCGAGAAGGCCGGGAAACCAGTCCCCAAAAAACCCATCGCGGCGGAGTAA